In Procambarus clarkii isolate CNS0578487 chromosome 82, FALCON_Pclarkii_2.0, whole genome shotgun sequence, one genomic interval encodes:
- the LOC138358251 gene encoding uncharacterized protein — translation MEEKVAALVAHPDFEGIQNLKKTELIQMANHLELTASNRMVKAQILKVIVTHFVENGDLGEEILEELREESSDQMTLKRLELEARQLELEAQKEQKILEAEAQQRELETRRLEIAAQNQRGLIELQLEATKKQQLEIQQQMADTNFRLESQRMAAGHGNTSNVSTNSDNNPIRMNKYIELPKFNEEDPEVFFAHFNKIAISMNWPRDQWVAIMQSQFKGRSQEVFTSLPDAHSFDYDFVKTSILNAYQLNPEAHRQKFRNLRRTSDQTIADFTRQKTKFCNRWLKSLPVTDFDALKNLLIMEEVLSCLPDQLSTFMAEQKNVTDIDELSKLADEHELLTKAPFTATSPKSSRRVNYNAHRTPYQNPSSPSTPVTPMSSSLTKPNPATSLSGMSNNNKVISKPTVGSTSVSTVRSCSHCKRKGHGIHSCFILHPELRPTGLIYCRGVQNKLTNKHVTVNPNWVKQYSPYMSSGEVLCINGKWKPVVILRDTGASQTIISSSILSDVKKRETGKFVVLQSVAGCKTVPLIDINFRSTITPRLCTVGVSTQLPIPGVDVILGNDVAINHVVGENDPRLCKQPVADHVYSACAEVSSMNEPVVEDGFVHSTCADVSTNINPVVSSDVVTQAFVPVTSTPSVEKWDVVVPDSCVADSVVESKPDTMTLLYSNKLGKDVHVPLSCPLTTNVVPGVERNLKATTLYSSQVNGLGQDVGLAEVFPLTPSLESVVESKSVVEAPPHPSQGDIIGEEVKLPVTCPLASDSLHLCALSRTDPKISERSKETVCTVDPVLESVGKQPEDQLLLSRWRPIEPPSSVVCEDVTQLGSDIIDCEQTVLQAAPEVMGGNFGKIIKSDKAAIGSKLRSCDSYSMWRKYFSLCTLSQSVCRMLNSTFILQEPFSCEVMDCGTSLSSLVVEQREFTQVGCAPSSSEEVYPLGESMCSTEDQE, via the exons atggaggagaaagttgcagcgttggtggctcacccagactttgaagggattcagaaccttaaaaagactgagttaatacaaatggcaaatcatttggaattgaccgccagcaatagaatggttaaagcccaaatattgaaagtcattgtgacgcattttgttgagaatggggatttaggtgaagaaattctagaggagttaagagaggagtcgagtgatcagatgacgttaaagcgtcttgagttagaagctcgccaattagagcttgaagctcaaaaagaacagaaaatattagaggctgaagctcagcagagggagcttgagactaggcgtttagaaattgcggcacaaaaccagagaggtttaattgagttgcaacttgaagccacaaagaagcaacaattagagattcaacaacaaatggctgacactaacttcaggcttgaatcacagcgtatggcagctgggcatggaaatactagtaatgtttcaacaaatagtgataataatcccatcaggatgaataagtatatagagttgcccaagttcaatgaggaagatcctgaggttttctttgcacattttaataaaattgccatcagtatgaactggccaagggatcagtgggtagccattatgcagtctcaatttaaggggcgtagtcaggaggttttcacatccctccctgacgctcatagttttgattatgactttgtaaagacAAGCATCCTAAATGcttatcaattaaatccagaggcacacaggcaaaagttcagaaatctaaggaggacaagtgatcagacaatagcagattttactcgtcagaagacgaaattttgtaacagatggttaaagtcacttccagtcactgattttgatgctctaaagaatcttcttataatggaggaagtattgtcatgtctcccagaccagttgtctacttttatggcagaacaaaagaatgtaacagacattgatgagctgtcaaagctcgcggatgagcatgagttgctgactaaggccccgtttacggccacttcacctaagtctagtcgtagagtaaattataatgctcaccgaactccttatcagaatccatccagtcctagtactccagttactcccatgagctcttctcttacaaaacctaaccctgctacttcattgtcaggaatgtcaaataataataaggttatttctaaacctacagttggttctaccagtgtgtccactgtaaggtcctgttcccattgtaagagaaaaggccatggaattcattcatgttttatattgcaccctgagttacgaccaactggtctcatttattgcagaggtgtgcaaaataaacttactaataaacatgtaactgtaaaccccaattgggtgaaacagtattcaccatatatgtcttcaggtgaagtcttgtgtattaatggaaagtggaagccagtggttattcttcgtgatacaggtgcttcccaaaccataatttcatccagtattctttctgatgttaaaaagagagagacaggaaagtttgttgttcttcagagtgttgcaggatgtaaaactgtacctctaatagacattaatttcagatccaccattacaccacgtttatgcactgtgggtgttagtacacagttgcccatcccaggtgtggatgttatattgggtaatgatgtggccataaatcatgttgtgggtgagaatgatccccgtttgtgtaaacagcccgttgcagaccatgtttattctgcctgtgctgaagttagttctatgaatgaacctgttgtagaagatggttttgtccattctacctgtgctgatgtcagtactaatataaatccagttgtcagttctgatgttgttactcaagcatttgttccagtaaccagtaccccttcagtggagaagtgggatgtggttgttccagattcctgtgtggccgattcagttgttgagagtaagcctgatactatgactctgctttattccaataaattgggaaaggatgtccatgtaccattgtcttgcccgctcactacgaacgttgtgccaggagttgagagaaacttaaaagccacgactctgtattccagccaagtgaatggtctaggacaagatgtcgggttggcagaagtattcccgctcactccaagtttagaatcagttgtcgagagtaagtccgttgtagaggccccgcctcaccctagtcaaggtgatataataggggaggaggtcaaactacctgttacttgcccgctcgcttcagattcccttcatttatgtgctttgagtagaactgaccctaagatttcagagagaagcaaggagacagtctgtactgtagatccagttttggagagtgtgggaaagcagccagaggatcagcttctgttgagtagatggagacccattgagcctccctcttcagttgtctgtgaggatgtgacccagcttggtagtgatattattgattgtgagcagacagtactccaagcagctccagaagtcatgggaggaaattttggtaaaatcattaagagtgatAAAGCAGCAATTGGATCTAAGTtgaggagttgtgattcttattctatgtggaggaagtatttctcattgtgtacattgagtcagagtgtgtgtaggatgttgaactctacttttattctgcaggagccattttcttgtgaagtaatggactgtgggacatctttgtcaagccttgtggttgagcagagagagtttactcaagtaggttgtgcacccagcagttctgaggaagtg tatccattgggcgagagtatgtgttccacagaggatcaagagtga